One segment of Myxocyprinus asiaticus isolate MX2 ecotype Aquarium Trade chromosome 41, UBuf_Myxa_2, whole genome shotgun sequence DNA contains the following:
- the LOC127431807 gene encoding ATP-binding cassette sub-family D member 3 isoform X4 yields the protein MASVSKYLTAKNSTIAGGVLLVLYFLKQRRRSARLNRKKGSSEDLNSEKDGKKERAAVDRLFFMRISGILRVMVPRFFCKETWYLVLIAVMLVARTYCDVWMIQNGTMIESGIISRDIELFKRHFYSYLTVIPGIALVNNFLKLGLYELKLCFRVRLTKHLYDEYLKGYTYYKMGNLDNRIANADQLLTQDVEKFCNSVVDLYSNLSKPLLDIGLYIFKLTTAIGAQGPTTMMAYLLISGLFLTRLRRPIGKMTVTEQKYEGEYRFVNSRLITNSEEIAFYNGNVREKQTIHSTFKKLVDHLHNFIFFRFSMGMVDSIIAKYLATVVGYLVVSRPFLDLSHPRHLNSSHAELLEDYYQSGRMLLRMSQALGRIVLAGREMTRLSGFTARITELMKVLKELNSGKYERTMVYQSEKDTSEKLTLIPGSGKIINVDNIIKFDHIPLATPNGDILIRDMCFEVKSGSNVLVCGPNGCGKSSLFRVLGELWPLFGGSLTKPERGKLFYVPQRPYMTLGSLRDQVIYPDTHEDQKKKGISDQVLKEYLDNVQLGHILEREGSWDMVQDWMDVLSGGEKQRMAMARLFYHKPQFAILDECTSAVSVDVEDYIYSHCRTVGITLFTVSHRKSLWKHHVYYLHMDGRGNYEFKPITPETVEFGS from the exons ATGGCATCCGTCAGTAAGTACTTGACAGCGAAGAACTCCACTATAGCTGGCGGTGTCCTACTCGTTTTATACTTCCTAAAGCAAAGACGAAGATCTGCCCGGTTGAACAG GAAGAAGGGTTCTTCCGAAGATCTGAACAGTGAG AAAGATGGCAAGAAAGAGAGAGCTGCCGTGGACAGGCTTTTTTTTATGCGAATCTCAGGGATTCTCAGGGTCATGGTGCCGAGATTTTTCTGTAAAGAG ACATGGTACCTGGTCTTGATCGCAGTGATGCTTGTGGCCAGGACCTACTGTGACGTTTGGATGATTCAGAACGGCACTATGATCGAAAG TGGAATCATTAGCAGAGATATCGAACTATTCAAGAGGCACTTTTATTCCTACCTGACTGTCATTCCTGGG ATCGCCCTGGTGAACAACTTCCTGAAGTTGGGCCTGTACGAACTGAAGCTCTGCTTTCGTGTGAGACTCACCAAACATCTTTACGATGAGTACCTCAA GGGATATACATACTACAAAATGGGAAACCTGGATAACCGCATTGCTAATGCTGATCAGCTGCTGACACAGGATGTGGAAAAGTTTTGTAATAGTGTGGTGGATCTTTACTCCAATCTCAGCAAG CCCCTATTGGATATCGGATTGTACATTTTCAAACTGACAACAGCGATTGGAGCTCAG GGTCCCACAACGATGATGGCCTACCTGCTGATCTCCGGCCTTTTCCTGACCCGTCTGCGCAGGCCGATCGGTAAGATGACGGTGACCGAACAGAAGTATGAAGGAGAATACCGATTCGTCAACTCTCGTCTTATAACAAACAG TGAAGAGATTGCTTTCTACAATGGAAATGTCAGGGAGAAACAGACAATTCACTCAACCTTCAAGAAGTTG GTCGATCATCTGCACAATTTTATCTTCTTCCGTTTCTCCATGGGCATGGTGGACAGCATCATTGCCAAGT ATTTGGCAACTGTTGTTGGTTATTTGGTCGTCAGTCGTCCTTTTCTTGATTTGTCTCACCCACGACATCTGAACAGTTCACATGCTGAACTACTGGAG GATTACTATCAGAGCGGTCGCATGCTGCTGCGTATGTCGCAGGCGTTGGGCAGAATTGTACTTGCAGGCAGAGAAATGACACGTCTCTCAGG ATTCACTGCTCGTATCACTGAGCTTATGAAGGTCCTGAAAGAGCTGAATTCTGGGAAATATGAGCGCACCATGGTGTATCAATCAGAGAAAG ACACTTCAGAAAAGCTCACGTTGATACCAGGGAGTGGAAAAATCATCAATGTCGACAACATTATCAA GTTTGACCACATACCACTGGCTACACCTAATGGAGATATTCTGATAAGAGACATGTGTTTTGAG gtgAAATCAGGATCAAATGTTTTGGTGTGTGGCCCCAATGGATGTGGAAAGAGTTCACTTTTTAGAGTTCTTGGGGAG TTGTGGCCATTGTTTGGTGGCAGTTTGACGAAACCAGAGAGGGGAAAGCTCTTTTACGTGCCTCAG AGGCCTTACATGACTCTTGGTTCGCTGAGGGATCAGGTGATCTACCCAGACACCCATGAGGATCAAAAGAAGAAAGGGATCTCTGACCAG GTGTTGAAGGAATACCTGGATAATGTCCAGTTAGGACACATTTTGGAGAGAGAGGGCTCCTGGGACATGGTTCAAGATTGGATGGACGTGCTCAGTGGAGGAGAAAAGCAGAGAATGGCG ATGGCTCGACTCTTCTACCATAAGCCCCAGTTTGCCATTCTGGATGAGTGCACCAGTGCCGTGAGTGTGGACGTGGAGGATTACATCTACAGTCACTGCAGAACG GTTGGCATCACTCTGTTCACCGTCTCTCACAGAAAGTCCCTGTGGAAACATCATGTG tactACCTCCACATGGACGGCAGAGGAAACTATGAATTCAAACCTATCACACCGGAAACTGTGGAGTTTGGCTCTTAG
- the LOC127431807 gene encoding ATP-binding cassette sub-family D member 3 isoform X3 gives MASVSKYLTAKNSTIAGGVLLVLYFLKQRRRSARLNRKKGSSEDLNSEKDGKKERAAVDRLFFMRISGILRVMVPRFFCKETWYLVLIAVMLVARTYCDVWMIQNGTMIESAIIGRSTTGFKKYLINFITAMPIIALVNNFLKLGLYELKLCFRVRLTKHLYDEYLKGYTYYKMGNLDNRIANADQLLTQDVEKFCNSVVDLYSNLSKPLLDIGLYIFKLTTAIGAQGPTTMMAYLLISGLFLTRLRRPIGKMTVTEQKYEGEYRFVNSRLITNSEEIAFYNGNVREKQTIHSTFKKLVDHLHNFIFFRFSMGMVDSIIAKYLATVVGYLVVSRPFLDLSHPRHLNSSHAELLEDYYQSGRMLLRMSQALGRIVLAGREMTRLSGFTARITELMKVLKELNSGKYERTMVYQSEKDTSEKLTLIPGSGKIINVDNIIKFDHIPLATPNGDILIRDMCFEVKSGSNVLVCGPNGCGKSSLFRVLGELWPLFGGSLTKPERGKLFYVPQRPYMTLGSLRDQVIYPDTHEDQKKKGISDQVLKEYLDNVQLGHILEREGSWDMVQDWMDVLSGGEKQRMAMARLFYHKPQFAILDECTSAVSVDVEDYIYSHCRTVGITLFTVSHRKSLWKHHVYYLHMDGRGNYEFKPITPETVEFGS, from the exons ATGGCATCCGTCAGTAAGTACTTGACAGCGAAGAACTCCACTATAGCTGGCGGTGTCCTACTCGTTTTATACTTCCTAAAGCAAAGACGAAGATCTGCCCGGTTGAACAG GAAGAAGGGTTCTTCCGAAGATCTGAACAGTGAG AAAGATGGCAAGAAAGAGAGAGCTGCCGTGGACAGGCTTTTTTTTATGCGAATCTCAGGGATTCTCAGGGTCATGGTGCCGAGATTTTTCTGTAAAGAG ACATGGTACCTGGTCTTGATCGCAGTGATGCTTGTGGCCAGGACCTACTGTGACGTTTGGATGATTCAGAACGGCACTATGATCGAAAG TGCAATTATTGGTCGGTCAACTACAGGTTTCAAGAAGTACTTAATCAACTTTATCACGGCCATGCCCATT ATCGCCCTGGTGAACAACTTCCTGAAGTTGGGCCTGTACGAACTGAAGCTCTGCTTTCGTGTGAGACTCACCAAACATCTTTACGATGAGTACCTCAA GGGATATACATACTACAAAATGGGAAACCTGGATAACCGCATTGCTAATGCTGATCAGCTGCTGACACAGGATGTGGAAAAGTTTTGTAATAGTGTGGTGGATCTTTACTCCAATCTCAGCAAG CCCCTATTGGATATCGGATTGTACATTTTCAAACTGACAACAGCGATTGGAGCTCAG GGTCCCACAACGATGATGGCCTACCTGCTGATCTCCGGCCTTTTCCTGACCCGTCTGCGCAGGCCGATCGGTAAGATGACGGTGACCGAACAGAAGTATGAAGGAGAATACCGATTCGTCAACTCTCGTCTTATAACAAACAG TGAAGAGATTGCTTTCTACAATGGAAATGTCAGGGAGAAACAGACAATTCACTCAACCTTCAAGAAGTTG GTCGATCATCTGCACAATTTTATCTTCTTCCGTTTCTCCATGGGCATGGTGGACAGCATCATTGCCAAGT ATTTGGCAACTGTTGTTGGTTATTTGGTCGTCAGTCGTCCTTTTCTTGATTTGTCTCACCCACGACATCTGAACAGTTCACATGCTGAACTACTGGAG GATTACTATCAGAGCGGTCGCATGCTGCTGCGTATGTCGCAGGCGTTGGGCAGAATTGTACTTGCAGGCAGAGAAATGACACGTCTCTCAGG ATTCACTGCTCGTATCACTGAGCTTATGAAGGTCCTGAAAGAGCTGAATTCTGGGAAATATGAGCGCACCATGGTGTATCAATCAGAGAAAG ACACTTCAGAAAAGCTCACGTTGATACCAGGGAGTGGAAAAATCATCAATGTCGACAACATTATCAA GTTTGACCACATACCACTGGCTACACCTAATGGAGATATTCTGATAAGAGACATGTGTTTTGAG gtgAAATCAGGATCAAATGTTTTGGTGTGTGGCCCCAATGGATGTGGAAAGAGTTCACTTTTTAGAGTTCTTGGGGAG TTGTGGCCATTGTTTGGTGGCAGTTTGACGAAACCAGAGAGGGGAAAGCTCTTTTACGTGCCTCAG AGGCCTTACATGACTCTTGGTTCGCTGAGGGATCAGGTGATCTACCCAGACACCCATGAGGATCAAAAGAAGAAAGGGATCTCTGACCAG GTGTTGAAGGAATACCTGGATAATGTCCAGTTAGGACACATTTTGGAGAGAGAGGGCTCCTGGGACATGGTTCAAGATTGGATGGACGTGCTCAGTGGAGGAGAAAAGCAGAGAATGGCG ATGGCTCGACTCTTCTACCATAAGCCCCAGTTTGCCATTCTGGATGAGTGCACCAGTGCCGTGAGTGTGGACGTGGAGGATTACATCTACAGTCACTGCAGAACG GTTGGCATCACTCTGTTCACCGTCTCTCACAGAAAGTCCCTGTGGAAACATCATGTG tactACCTCCACATGGACGGCAGAGGAAACTATGAATTCAAACCTATCACACCGGAAACTGTGGAGTTTGGCTCTTAG
- the LOC127431807 gene encoding ATP-binding cassette sub-family D member 3 isoform X2 has product MASVSKYLTAKNSTIAGGVLLVLYFLKQRRRSARLNSRKKGSSEDLNSEKDGKKERAAVDRLFFMRISGILRVMVPRFFCKETWYLVLIAVMLVARTYCDVWMIQNGTMIESGIISRDIELFKRHFYSYLTVIPGIALVNNFLKLGLYELKLCFRVRLTKHLYDEYLKGYTYYKMGNLDNRIANADQLLTQDVEKFCNSVVDLYSNLSKPLLDIGLYIFKLTTAIGAQGPTTMMAYLLISGLFLTRLRRPIGKMTVTEQKYEGEYRFVNSRLITNSEEIAFYNGNVREKQTIHSTFKKLVDHLHNFIFFRFSMGMVDSIIAKYLATVVGYLVVSRPFLDLSHPRHLNSSHAELLEDYYQSGRMLLRMSQALGRIVLAGREMTRLSGFTARITELMKVLKELNSGKYERTMVYQSEKDTSEKLTLIPGSGKIINVDNIIKFDHIPLATPNGDILIRDMCFEVKSGSNVLVCGPNGCGKSSLFRVLGELWPLFGGSLTKPERGKLFYVPQRPYMTLGSLRDQVIYPDTHEDQKKKGISDQVLKEYLDNVQLGHILEREGSWDMVQDWMDVLSGGEKQRMAMARLFYHKPQFAILDECTSAVSVDVEDYIYSHCRTVGITLFTVSHRKSLWKHHVYYLHMDGRGNYEFKPITPETVEFGS; this is encoded by the exons ATGGCATCCGTCAGTAAGTACTTGACAGCGAAGAACTCCACTATAGCTGGCGGTGTCCTACTCGTTTTATACTTCCTAAAGCAAAGACGAAGATCTGCCCGGTTGAACAG TAGGAAGAAGGGTTCTTCCGAAGATCTGAACAGTGAG AAAGATGGCAAGAAAGAGAGAGCTGCCGTGGACAGGCTTTTTTTTATGCGAATCTCAGGGATTCTCAGGGTCATGGTGCCGAGATTTTTCTGTAAAGAG ACATGGTACCTGGTCTTGATCGCAGTGATGCTTGTGGCCAGGACCTACTGTGACGTTTGGATGATTCAGAACGGCACTATGATCGAAAG TGGAATCATTAGCAGAGATATCGAACTATTCAAGAGGCACTTTTATTCCTACCTGACTGTCATTCCTGGG ATCGCCCTGGTGAACAACTTCCTGAAGTTGGGCCTGTACGAACTGAAGCTCTGCTTTCGTGTGAGACTCACCAAACATCTTTACGATGAGTACCTCAA GGGATATACATACTACAAAATGGGAAACCTGGATAACCGCATTGCTAATGCTGATCAGCTGCTGACACAGGATGTGGAAAAGTTTTGTAATAGTGTGGTGGATCTTTACTCCAATCTCAGCAAG CCCCTATTGGATATCGGATTGTACATTTTCAAACTGACAACAGCGATTGGAGCTCAG GGTCCCACAACGATGATGGCCTACCTGCTGATCTCCGGCCTTTTCCTGACCCGTCTGCGCAGGCCGATCGGTAAGATGACGGTGACCGAACAGAAGTATGAAGGAGAATACCGATTCGTCAACTCTCGTCTTATAACAAACAG TGAAGAGATTGCTTTCTACAATGGAAATGTCAGGGAGAAACAGACAATTCACTCAACCTTCAAGAAGTTG GTCGATCATCTGCACAATTTTATCTTCTTCCGTTTCTCCATGGGCATGGTGGACAGCATCATTGCCAAGT ATTTGGCAACTGTTGTTGGTTATTTGGTCGTCAGTCGTCCTTTTCTTGATTTGTCTCACCCACGACATCTGAACAGTTCACATGCTGAACTACTGGAG GATTACTATCAGAGCGGTCGCATGCTGCTGCGTATGTCGCAGGCGTTGGGCAGAATTGTACTTGCAGGCAGAGAAATGACACGTCTCTCAGG ATTCACTGCTCGTATCACTGAGCTTATGAAGGTCCTGAAAGAGCTGAATTCTGGGAAATATGAGCGCACCATGGTGTATCAATCAGAGAAAG ACACTTCAGAAAAGCTCACGTTGATACCAGGGAGTGGAAAAATCATCAATGTCGACAACATTATCAA GTTTGACCACATACCACTGGCTACACCTAATGGAGATATTCTGATAAGAGACATGTGTTTTGAG gtgAAATCAGGATCAAATGTTTTGGTGTGTGGCCCCAATGGATGTGGAAAGAGTTCACTTTTTAGAGTTCTTGGGGAG TTGTGGCCATTGTTTGGTGGCAGTTTGACGAAACCAGAGAGGGGAAAGCTCTTTTACGTGCCTCAG AGGCCTTACATGACTCTTGGTTCGCTGAGGGATCAGGTGATCTACCCAGACACCCATGAGGATCAAAAGAAGAAAGGGATCTCTGACCAG GTGTTGAAGGAATACCTGGATAATGTCCAGTTAGGACACATTTTGGAGAGAGAGGGCTCCTGGGACATGGTTCAAGATTGGATGGACGTGCTCAGTGGAGGAGAAAAGCAGAGAATGGCG ATGGCTCGACTCTTCTACCATAAGCCCCAGTTTGCCATTCTGGATGAGTGCACCAGTGCCGTGAGTGTGGACGTGGAGGATTACATCTACAGTCACTGCAGAACG GTTGGCATCACTCTGTTCACCGTCTCTCACAGAAAGTCCCTGTGGAAACATCATGTG tactACCTCCACATGGACGGCAGAGGAAACTATGAATTCAAACCTATCACACCGGAAACTGTGGAGTTTGGCTCTTAG
- the LOC127431807 gene encoding ATP-binding cassette sub-family D member 3 isoform X1: MASVSKYLTAKNSTIAGGVLLVLYFLKQRRRSARLNSRKKGSSEDLNSEKDGKKERAAVDRLFFMRISGILRVMVPRFFCKETWYLVLIAVMLVARTYCDVWMIQNGTMIESAIIGRSTTGFKKYLINFITAMPIIALVNNFLKLGLYELKLCFRVRLTKHLYDEYLKGYTYYKMGNLDNRIANADQLLTQDVEKFCNSVVDLYSNLSKPLLDIGLYIFKLTTAIGAQGPTTMMAYLLISGLFLTRLRRPIGKMTVTEQKYEGEYRFVNSRLITNSEEIAFYNGNVREKQTIHSTFKKLVDHLHNFIFFRFSMGMVDSIIAKYLATVVGYLVVSRPFLDLSHPRHLNSSHAELLEDYYQSGRMLLRMSQALGRIVLAGREMTRLSGFTARITELMKVLKELNSGKYERTMVYQSEKDTSEKLTLIPGSGKIINVDNIIKFDHIPLATPNGDILIRDMCFEVKSGSNVLVCGPNGCGKSSLFRVLGELWPLFGGSLTKPERGKLFYVPQRPYMTLGSLRDQVIYPDTHEDQKKKGISDQVLKEYLDNVQLGHILEREGSWDMVQDWMDVLSGGEKQRMAMARLFYHKPQFAILDECTSAVSVDVEDYIYSHCRTVGITLFTVSHRKSLWKHHVYYLHMDGRGNYEFKPITPETVEFGS; encoded by the exons ATGGCATCCGTCAGTAAGTACTTGACAGCGAAGAACTCCACTATAGCTGGCGGTGTCCTACTCGTTTTATACTTCCTAAAGCAAAGACGAAGATCTGCCCGGTTGAACAG TAGGAAGAAGGGTTCTTCCGAAGATCTGAACAGTGAG AAAGATGGCAAGAAAGAGAGAGCTGCCGTGGACAGGCTTTTTTTTATGCGAATCTCAGGGATTCTCAGGGTCATGGTGCCGAGATTTTTCTGTAAAGAG ACATGGTACCTGGTCTTGATCGCAGTGATGCTTGTGGCCAGGACCTACTGTGACGTTTGGATGATTCAGAACGGCACTATGATCGAAAG TGCAATTATTGGTCGGTCAACTACAGGTTTCAAGAAGTACTTAATCAACTTTATCACGGCCATGCCCATT ATCGCCCTGGTGAACAACTTCCTGAAGTTGGGCCTGTACGAACTGAAGCTCTGCTTTCGTGTGAGACTCACCAAACATCTTTACGATGAGTACCTCAA GGGATATACATACTACAAAATGGGAAACCTGGATAACCGCATTGCTAATGCTGATCAGCTGCTGACACAGGATGTGGAAAAGTTTTGTAATAGTGTGGTGGATCTTTACTCCAATCTCAGCAAG CCCCTATTGGATATCGGATTGTACATTTTCAAACTGACAACAGCGATTGGAGCTCAG GGTCCCACAACGATGATGGCCTACCTGCTGATCTCCGGCCTTTTCCTGACCCGTCTGCGCAGGCCGATCGGTAAGATGACGGTGACCGAACAGAAGTATGAAGGAGAATACCGATTCGTCAACTCTCGTCTTATAACAAACAG TGAAGAGATTGCTTTCTACAATGGAAATGTCAGGGAGAAACAGACAATTCACTCAACCTTCAAGAAGTTG GTCGATCATCTGCACAATTTTATCTTCTTCCGTTTCTCCATGGGCATGGTGGACAGCATCATTGCCAAGT ATTTGGCAACTGTTGTTGGTTATTTGGTCGTCAGTCGTCCTTTTCTTGATTTGTCTCACCCACGACATCTGAACAGTTCACATGCTGAACTACTGGAG GATTACTATCAGAGCGGTCGCATGCTGCTGCGTATGTCGCAGGCGTTGGGCAGAATTGTACTTGCAGGCAGAGAAATGACACGTCTCTCAGG ATTCACTGCTCGTATCACTGAGCTTATGAAGGTCCTGAAAGAGCTGAATTCTGGGAAATATGAGCGCACCATGGTGTATCAATCAGAGAAAG ACACTTCAGAAAAGCTCACGTTGATACCAGGGAGTGGAAAAATCATCAATGTCGACAACATTATCAA GTTTGACCACATACCACTGGCTACACCTAATGGAGATATTCTGATAAGAGACATGTGTTTTGAG gtgAAATCAGGATCAAATGTTTTGGTGTGTGGCCCCAATGGATGTGGAAAGAGTTCACTTTTTAGAGTTCTTGGGGAG TTGTGGCCATTGTTTGGTGGCAGTTTGACGAAACCAGAGAGGGGAAAGCTCTTTTACGTGCCTCAG AGGCCTTACATGACTCTTGGTTCGCTGAGGGATCAGGTGATCTACCCAGACACCCATGAGGATCAAAAGAAGAAAGGGATCTCTGACCAG GTGTTGAAGGAATACCTGGATAATGTCCAGTTAGGACACATTTTGGAGAGAGAGGGCTCCTGGGACATGGTTCAAGATTGGATGGACGTGCTCAGTGGAGGAGAAAAGCAGAGAATGGCG ATGGCTCGACTCTTCTACCATAAGCCCCAGTTTGCCATTCTGGATGAGTGCACCAGTGCCGTGAGTGTGGACGTGGAGGATTACATCTACAGTCACTGCAGAACG GTTGGCATCACTCTGTTCACCGTCTCTCACAGAAAGTCCCTGTGGAAACATCATGTG tactACCTCCACATGGACGGCAGAGGAAACTATGAATTCAAACCTATCACACCGGAAACTGTGGAGTTTGGCTCTTAG
- the LOC127431807 gene encoding ATP-binding cassette sub-family D member 3 isoform X5, whose translation MPIIALVNNFLKLGLYELKLCFRVRLTKHLYDEYLKGYTYYKMGNLDNRIANADQLLTQDVEKFCNSVVDLYSNLSKPLLDIGLYIFKLTTAIGAQGPTTMMAYLLISGLFLTRLRRPIGKMTVTEQKYEGEYRFVNSRLITNSEEIAFYNGNVREKQTIHSTFKKLVDHLHNFIFFRFSMGMVDSIIAKYLATVVGYLVVSRPFLDLSHPRHLNSSHAELLEDYYQSGRMLLRMSQALGRIVLAGREMTRLSGFTARITELMKVLKELNSGKYERTMVYQSEKDTSEKLTLIPGSGKIINVDNIIKFDHIPLATPNGDILIRDMCFEVKSGSNVLVCGPNGCGKSSLFRVLGELWPLFGGSLTKPERGKLFYVPQRPYMTLGSLRDQVIYPDTHEDQKKKGISDQVLKEYLDNVQLGHILEREGSWDMVQDWMDVLSGGEKQRMAMARLFYHKPQFAILDECTSAVSVDVEDYIYSHCRTVGITLFTVSHRKSLWKHHVYYLHMDGRGNYEFKPITPETVEFGS comes from the exons ATGCCCATT ATCGCCCTGGTGAACAACTTCCTGAAGTTGGGCCTGTACGAACTGAAGCTCTGCTTTCGTGTGAGACTCACCAAACATCTTTACGATGAGTACCTCAA GGGATATACATACTACAAAATGGGAAACCTGGATAACCGCATTGCTAATGCTGATCAGCTGCTGACACAGGATGTGGAAAAGTTTTGTAATAGTGTGGTGGATCTTTACTCCAATCTCAGCAAG CCCCTATTGGATATCGGATTGTACATTTTCAAACTGACAACAGCGATTGGAGCTCAG GGTCCCACAACGATGATGGCCTACCTGCTGATCTCCGGCCTTTTCCTGACCCGTCTGCGCAGGCCGATCGGTAAGATGACGGTGACCGAACAGAAGTATGAAGGAGAATACCGATTCGTCAACTCTCGTCTTATAACAAACAG TGAAGAGATTGCTTTCTACAATGGAAATGTCAGGGAGAAACAGACAATTCACTCAACCTTCAAGAAGTTG GTCGATCATCTGCACAATTTTATCTTCTTCCGTTTCTCCATGGGCATGGTGGACAGCATCATTGCCAAGT ATTTGGCAACTGTTGTTGGTTATTTGGTCGTCAGTCGTCCTTTTCTTGATTTGTCTCACCCACGACATCTGAACAGTTCACATGCTGAACTACTGGAG GATTACTATCAGAGCGGTCGCATGCTGCTGCGTATGTCGCAGGCGTTGGGCAGAATTGTACTTGCAGGCAGAGAAATGACACGTCTCTCAGG ATTCACTGCTCGTATCACTGAGCTTATGAAGGTCCTGAAAGAGCTGAATTCTGGGAAATATGAGCGCACCATGGTGTATCAATCAGAGAAAG ACACTTCAGAAAAGCTCACGTTGATACCAGGGAGTGGAAAAATCATCAATGTCGACAACATTATCAA GTTTGACCACATACCACTGGCTACACCTAATGGAGATATTCTGATAAGAGACATGTGTTTTGAG gtgAAATCAGGATCAAATGTTTTGGTGTGTGGCCCCAATGGATGTGGAAAGAGTTCACTTTTTAGAGTTCTTGGGGAG TTGTGGCCATTGTTTGGTGGCAGTTTGACGAAACCAGAGAGGGGAAAGCTCTTTTACGTGCCTCAG AGGCCTTACATGACTCTTGGTTCGCTGAGGGATCAGGTGATCTACCCAGACACCCATGAGGATCAAAAGAAGAAAGGGATCTCTGACCAG GTGTTGAAGGAATACCTGGATAATGTCCAGTTAGGACACATTTTGGAGAGAGAGGGCTCCTGGGACATGGTTCAAGATTGGATGGACGTGCTCAGTGGAGGAGAAAAGCAGAGAATGGCG ATGGCTCGACTCTTCTACCATAAGCCCCAGTTTGCCATTCTGGATGAGTGCACCAGTGCCGTGAGTGTGGACGTGGAGGATTACATCTACAGTCACTGCAGAACG GTTGGCATCACTCTGTTCACCGTCTCTCACAGAAAGTCCCTGTGGAAACATCATGTG tactACCTCCACATGGACGGCAGAGGAAACTATGAATTCAAACCTATCACACCGGAAACTGTGGAGTTTGGCTCTTAG